TATTCATCTATTCTAATTTCTTATTTTAAATATAATCCATTTACTAAATATATAATTTAAAATAAGAACAATGATATTTGTCCAAATTTTCGCCCAAAGTGGAGCAATTCCTAAGCCACTTATTAATAATATCATAACTGCTATATCAACTAAATATGTCAAAAAACGAAAACCAAAAAATGAAGTGGCTTCACGTACTCGGTCTCTCCATGTTGGTGTATAACTATCAAAAACAAATCGCTTATTTGTCACGTAAGCAAATATAACCGATAATATCCAGGCTACCGTATTTGAGACAACATAATTAATCCCTAAAATATCGTTACACAACCAAAATGATACAATATTCACAAGCGTAGTAAAACCACCCATTATAATATACATCATAATACTGTACAATTCCTTATGCGCTCTTCTAAAATTAGTAATTAATTCTTTTATTTTTCTCAATTTCAATCGACTCACTCTCATAATTTAAGTAGTCAGGGATAGGCGAAATTCCCAATACAACAAAGAACCCCTAATGATATACCATAGGTTCCATCTAGCCTATGTTTCAAACAGAACCACAAGCAGAATTCATATCGCCAATTCATCATAGCTATATCCCAAACTTAATCTATATGCCTATCTTATATATTATAGCAGAAAAAATCGACTTAAAAAGAAAAATCAGCAATAGTTTCATTCAAAATATATCTATTCGTCGGATAGATTGCATTAAATAAGGCTTCTTGTCCTTCGATAAGGCGTGGTCCTGGTCGGCTGACAATGGATGGATCGACCTCATAGATGCGATTATTTTTAACGGCCGGGATGTTTTTCCACGCGGAACGCTTCGCAATTTCTTGTTTGGCGTTTGGATAGATTGTAATGATGACATCGGGTGCGGCTTTTATGACTTGTTCCTCGCTGTATTGCGGATAGCCTGTTTCGGAGACGATGTTTGTTGCTTCGATGTTAGTGAGCATTTCGTTGATGAATGTATCTTTGCCTGCTGTGTAGAGATCTGGACTGATTTCAAGCCAGACTTTTGCTTTTGTTTGCACTTTCTTTGCGGCTTCCTTGCGACTTGATTTATCGGTTGCTTTCATAGACGATATCAGCTTCTCCGCTTCTTTTGTTTTGCCGGTTAGGTCGCCGATTTGTGTGAAGGTTTTGTAGGCCGCATCGAAGTCTTGCGCGTCTGCCACAACGAACAGCGGGATGTTTGCTTTTTTGATTTGGTCGTAGGCATCTTTATTATAGCTCATCATGGAGGCGTGTCCGAGAACTAAGTCGGGCTTCATGCCGATAATTTTCTCAACGTTGATTTCTGTCGTCGCAACAATCGGGACGTTTTTGACTTCTGCTGGATAATCATCGCTCGATGTGACTCCAACAACGTTTTCGCCAACGCCAAGACGGTATAGGATTTCGGTGTTGCTCGGGATAAGTGAGACGATTTTTTTCGGTTTCGCATCTAGTTCAATTTTGGCACCAGTCGCGTCGCTTGCTATGTATTCTGGATTTTGTGCTGTTTTTTCAGATGTCATTTGCGCACCACAGCCTGCTAAAACAAGGATGAAGGCTAAGCTAAATATCGAGATTATTTTTTTTAAATTCATCATTCTTCTCCCTTTCAAAAATGGAAAAAGTCGGGCGTTTGGATATCCCGACTTTTTCTCATGTTTCGTGCCTTCGGATCTAGCCTCCAACGGCCAACTCCTCGAAAACTTCACGCCCTCCAAAAAAATCAAGTGAGGATTTTTCCTGTGGCCGCTCCAGTTTTTTTCGGAGCTGAACGGGCCGTTTCAGCTTTTCAAATTCTTCCTACTTCCATTAATAGATCTGCTGACTCAATCACATCGCCGTCTGTGACAAAAATCGCGTTGACTTTGCCGTCGAATGGAGCTTGGATTGTTGTTTCCATCTTCATAGCTTCGGTGATTATAAGTGGATCGCCTTTCTTCACTTCTTGGCCTTTCTCAGCGACAATCTTAATCACGGAACCGGTCATTGTTGCGCCGACATGTTCTGGATTTGTCGTATCAATCTTGCGACGCGTCACAACTGTCGATTGAACGTTAAAGTCTTGCACGGAGATTTCACGCGGTTGACCGTTTAATTCGAAGTAGATCACGCGTGTACCATCAGCAATTGGCTCACCAATAGAGTTTAACTTGATAATCAGTGTTTTACCTTTTTCAAGCTCTACTTCAACCGTCTCGCCTAAACGCATGCCTTTAAAGAAGGTCGGCGTATCAAGCACTGTCACGTCACCATATTTCTCAATCATCGTCAAGTACTCAAGGAATACTTTCGGATATAGAATATAAGACATCACATCGTGGTCTGTCGGAGCTCCCGTCGTCATTTTCTCAGCAAGTTCAGCGCGAACTGCCTCAAAATCAACAGGCTCCATCAAAGCTCCCGGACGTTCTGTCAAAGGCGTGCGGCCCTTCAAGACAAGTTTTTGCAGTTTTTCTGGGAATCCGCCATAAGGTTGGCCAATCTCGCCCATAAAGAACTCAATGATCGAGTCAGGGAAATCGAGCGTTTCACCTTTATCGAAGACATCTTGTTCCGAAAGATCGTTTTGCACCATGAACAGCGCCATATCACCGACAACTTTCGATGATGGAGTTACTTTCACGATATCGCCAAACATCTCGTTTACCGTCGCGTACGTGTCTTTCACTTCGTCCCAGCGATCGCCAAGACCTACTGCTTTTGCCTGTTGTTGCAAATTCGTATATTGACCACCTGGCATCTCGTGAATATAAACCTCGGTTTGCGGTGAGTTCAGCGCGTTATCAAAGTCTTTATAATATTTACGAACATCTTCCCAATAGTGGTTAACGATTTGCGAATTGTGCGCATTAAGAATCGCTTGACGTTTCCCGTTTTCAAGACCGTAATAAAGACCAGTCATGCTCGGTTGAGACGTCGCGCCACTCATCGCGCTTGACGATACGTCGACAATATCCACGCCCGCACTAACCGCCGCAGCATACGTATAAATCCCGTTACCACTCGTATCATGCGTGTGTAAATGAATCGGCACATCGATCGTTTCCTTCAGTTCGCTTACAAGACGATACGCCGCTTGCGGTTTCAAAAGTCCAGCCATATCTTTAATCGCCAAGATATCCGTTCCTTGCGCCACAAGTTCTTTCGCCATATCTTTGTAATAATCCACGTTATATTTCGTACGTGTGGCATCTTCAATATCGCCTGTGTAACAAATCGCAGCTTCGACAACTTTACCAGCATCACGAACCGCTTCAATCGACACTTCCATGCCTTTCAACCAGTTCAAGCTATCAAAAATACGGAACACGTCAACGCCACTTTGCGCAGACTGCTTCACGAACTCGCGAATCACGTTATCCGGATAGTTCTTGTAACCAACAGCATTCGCTCCACGTAACAACATTTGGAACATCACGTTTGGAATTTGTTTACGCAACGTTTCCAGACGCACCCACGGATCCTCGTTCAAGAAGCGGTAAGCCGTATCAAACGTTGCCCCGCCCCACATTTCAAAGGAGAACATGTTCGGCAATAAATGCGCCATTGGATCGGCAATTTGGAAAATATCTTTCGAACGAACACGCGTCGCCAACAACGATTGATGCGCGTCACGCAATGTTGTATCAGTCAACAATACCTCATTTTGCGATTTAACCCATTCCACGATTCCCGCAGGACCTTTTGCATCCAAAATTTGTTTCGTTCCTGGTTCGATTTTTGCGTCGAAAGGAATCTTCGGAATTCGCAGATCATCATAGACCAGTTTCTCGCGATGTTTAATACCTGGGAAGCCGTTCACCGTCACGTTACTGATATAACGCAACGTCTTCGTACCACGGTCACGCACTTTCGGGAAATCAAACAATTCAGGCGTCGTATCGATAAACGATGTATTGTAGTTTCCACTAATGAAATCAGGATGTTGTACCACGTTTAGCAAGAACGGAATATTCGTTTTCACGCCACGAATCCGGAACTCGATTAAGTTACGAATCATTTTGCGGCACGCTTGTTCAAACGTCATGCCCCACGTACATAATTTTACAAGTAAAGAATCATAAAACGGCGTTACAACCGTACCTTGGAAACCGTTACCAGCATCCAGACGCACCCCAAAACCACCAGTTGAGCGGTATGTATTAATACGACCAGTATCTGGCATAAAGTTGTTCAAAGGATCTTCCGTCGTAATCCGACATTGAATCGCCGAACCATTGATACGAATATCTTCTTGTTGCGGAATTCCAACGATTTGGTCATGCATCGCACAGCCATCAGCGATAAACAGTTGCGACTGAACAATATCAATCCCCGTAATCATCTCCGTAATCGTGTGCTCTACTTGAACACGCGGATTTACTTCAATGAAATAAAAATCTTCGCCAGCAACTAAAAATTCGACCGTTCCAGCATTCAAATAATTAACATTTTTCATTAATTTCACGGCAGCATCACAAATACGCTCACGTAATTCCGATGTAATCGCGTTACACGGTGCTACTTCCACTACTTTTTGATGACGACGTTGTACAGAGCAATCACGTTCAAATAAATGGACGATATTGCCGTGAGAATCCCCTAAAATCTGCACTTCAATATGTTTCGGTTTGACAACACATTTCTCCACGTACACTTCATCATTACCAAAAGCAGCCTTCGCTTCTGATCCGGCGCGCTCAAACGCTTCCTTCACATCTGCTGGTCCTTGAACGACACGCATACCACGTCCGCCCCCACCAAGAGAAGCTTTTACCATCAACGGATAACCATGTTCTTCTCCAAAAGCAGCTACTTCCTCAGGTGACGCAACAGGTCCGTTACTACCTGGGATAACTGGAATGCCGGCAAGTAAAGCTTGTTCTTTCGCTTTAATCTTATCGCCAAACATATCTAGGTGTTTCGATTTAGGTCCTACAAAAATGATACCCTCTTTTTCACAGCGCTTGGCAAAGTCAATATTTTCCGACAAAAAGCCATAACCAGGATGTATCGCATCAACATTTGCTATTTTAGCAATTTCGATAATGTTATCGATATCAAGATATGCATCGATTGGTTTCTTACCTTCCCCTACGAGATAAGCCTCATCCGCTTTATAACGGTGAAACGCCGCCGTGTCCTCTTGCGAATAGATCGCTACTGTCTTAATGTTTAACTCGGTACACGCACGAAGTACACGAATCGCGATCTCGCCACGATTGGCTACTAATACCTTTTTAATGTTGTTCATTTTTTTTCCTCCTAACCTACACTACCTAAAATTTTATATACACATAGCTGCTAAACTTATTTACCGTCATGGAGAAAAACGGTATATCAGTCAATTATAGTATTAAAGTACCCCGAATGTAAATTGTTTTCGCTGATTTTTTTGTATTTATTAGTTTTGTCATCGTCAAAGCCAGTTACAGCAACAATAATCTCCCCCTCTGAACCACTATCAACTATAAGAAAAACGAGCCCTATTTCACAGCTCGTCCTCCCAGTTTTAACTATTATATTTTTTGTTTTGGTGGTTTTTCCAAATCCTTTTCCGACCCGTAATTCTTCTGAAACTTATTCATCATCGACACATTCAAGACAATCCCGACCAAAATCGACATCGACATCAGCGACGAGCCTCCAAAACTAGTAAACGGTAGCGTCACCCCGGTCAGCGGGATCATTCCTGATGCACCGCCTAGATTGATAAAAGCCTGAATCCCAATCAGCGTGGCGGTTCCATAACAAAGCAGTGAACCGAAAGAATCATTTGAGCGCATCCCATTCGTGATCGAACGTAACACGATAAAGAAAATTCCTCCAACCGTTATCAAAATCCCGAAAAAGCCAAGCTCCTCCGCGATAATCGCGCTAATAAAATCCGTGTAGGCTTCTGGCAAATATCCCAATTTCTGCACACTTTCACCAAGACCTTGCCCAAAGAAACCACCCGAACCAATCGCATAGAACGAATTCACAAGCTGATACCCACTAGCACCATGATCGGTAAATGGATTTTGAAAACTTGTAATCCGCCCAATCCGCTTCTCCGTAATCAGTTTAGATCGAACATCTTCTGGCAATAAGAATACAACAACGCACAAAACCGCTAAAATCAAAACACCCAATCCGACAATTTTTAAAATCGTCTTCAGTCGCATTCCTGACGCCATAATAATCCCACAACCTGTCAAAAAGACAATCGCAGCTGTTCCGATATCCGGCTGTAACAAAATCAGAAAACAAATGAATACTAAAAATAAGATTGGTGGTAAAACGCCTCGATTAAAATCATCAATATAGCGTTGTTTTTTCGAATAAATGGCAGCCATATAAACAATCATCGATACCTTGATAAACTCCGACGGTTGAATCCGAATTGGTCCAAGTACTAACCAACTTTGCGCGTTATTCGCTTCATCACCAAAGATCAAAACGAGCACTAACAAGGCTACCGAGCCGAACATAATTAGCATCAAAACTTTATTATTTCGGAAAATCTTGTACGGAAATACCGCAAAACCAACCATTAATACGAGCGATATAATCCAATTTTTTAGTTGTGAATTGTAAAATATGGCTGGATCATAGCCTTTATTTATCGCCACAAACATACTGGAACTGTACACCATGATCAATCCAAAGAGACATACAATGATGTATACCGCCAAAAGAGGATAGTCATAGGATTTCAACATTTTTTTAAACATATACATCTTCCAATCATTTCGAGCCTCTTCGTTTACAAGGTC
The sequence above is drawn from the Listeria weihenstephanensis genome and encodes:
- a CDS encoding GtrA family protein yields the protein MMYIIMGGFTTLVNIVSFWLCNDILGINYVVSNTVAWILSVIFAYVTNKRFVFDSYTPTWRDRVREATSFFGFRFLTYLVDIAVMILLISGLGIAPLWAKIWTNIIVLILNYIFSKWIIFKIRN
- a CDS encoding ABC transporter substrate-binding protein → MNLKKIISIFSLAFILVLAGCGAQMTSEKTAQNPEYIASDATGAKIELDAKPKKIVSLIPSNTEILYRLGVGENVVGVTSSDDYPAEVKNVPIVATTEINVEKIIGMKPDLVLGHASMMSYNKDAYDQIKKANIPLFVVADAQDFDAAYKTFTQIGDLTGKTKEAEKLISSMKATDKSSRKEAAKKVQTKAKVWLEISPDLYTAGKDTFINEMLTNIEATNIVSETGYPQYSEEQVIKAAPDVIITIYPNAKQEIAKRSAWKNIPAVKNNRIYEVDPSIVSRPGPRLIEGQEALFNAIYPTNRYILNETIADFSF
- the pyc gene encoding pyruvate carboxylase, producing MNNIKKVLVANRGEIAIRVLRACTELNIKTVAIYSQEDTAAFHRYKADEAYLVGEGKKPIDAYLDIDNIIEIAKIANVDAIHPGYGFLSENIDFAKRCEKEGIIFVGPKSKHLDMFGDKIKAKEQALLAGIPVIPGSNGPVASPEEVAAFGEEHGYPLMVKASLGGGGRGMRVVQGPADVKEAFERAGSEAKAAFGNDEVYVEKCVVKPKHIEVQILGDSHGNIVHLFERDCSVQRRHQKVVEVAPCNAITSELRERICDAAVKLMKNVNYLNAGTVEFLVAGEDFYFIEVNPRVQVEHTITEMITGIDIVQSQLFIADGCAMHDQIVGIPQQEDIRINGSAIQCRITTEDPLNNFMPDTGRINTYRSTGGFGVRLDAGNGFQGTVVTPFYDSLLVKLCTWGMTFEQACRKMIRNLIEFRIRGVKTNIPFLLNVVQHPDFISGNYNTSFIDTTPELFDFPKVRDRGTKTLRYISNVTVNGFPGIKHREKLVYDDLRIPKIPFDAKIEPGTKQILDAKGPAGIVEWVKSQNEVLLTDTTLRDAHQSLLATRVRSKDIFQIADPMAHLLPNMFSFEMWGGATFDTAYRFLNEDPWVRLETLRKQIPNVMFQMLLRGANAVGYKNYPDNVIREFVKQSAQSGVDVFRIFDSLNWLKGMEVSIEAVRDAGKVVEAAICYTGDIEDATRTKYNVDYYKDMAKELVAQGTDILAIKDMAGLLKPQAAYRLVSELKETIDVPIHLHTHDTSGNGIYTYAAAVSAGVDIVDVSSSAMSGATSQPSMTGLYYGLENGKRQAILNAHNSQIVNHYWEDVRKYYKDFDNALNSPQTEVYIHEMPGGQYTNLQQQAKAVGLGDRWDEVKDTYATVNEMFGDIVKVTPSSKVVGDMALFMVQNDLSEQDVFDKGETLDFPDSIIEFFMGEIGQPYGGFPEKLQKLVLKGRTPLTERPGALMEPVDFEAVRAELAEKMTTGAPTDHDVMSYILYPKVFLEYLTMIEKYGDVTVLDTPTFFKGMRLGETVEVELEKGKTLIIKLNSIGEPIADGTRVIYFELNGQPREISVQDFNVQSTVVTRRKIDTTNPEHVGATMTGSVIKIVAEKGQEVKKGDPLIITEAMKMETTIQAPFDGKVNAIFVTDGDVIESADLLMEVGRI
- the ftsW gene encoding putative lipid II flippase FtsW, producing the protein MFKKMLKSYDYPLLAVYIIVCLFGLIMVYSSSMFVAINKGYDPAIFYNSQLKNWIISLVLMVGFAVFPYKIFRNNKVLMLIMFGSVALLVLVLIFGDEANNAQSWLVLGPIRIQPSEFIKVSMIVYMAAIYSKKQRYIDDFNRGVLPPILFLVFICFLILLQPDIGTAAIVFLTGCGIIMASGMRLKTILKIVGLGVLILAVLCVVVFLLPEDVRSKLITEKRIGRITSFQNPFTDHGASGYQLVNSFYAIGSGGFFGQGLGESVQKLGYLPEAYTDFISAIIAEELGFFGILITVGGIFFIVLRSITNGMRSNDSFGSLLCYGTATLIGIQAFINLGGASGMIPLTGVTLPFTSFGGSSLMSMSILVGIVLNVSMMNKFQKNYGSEKDLEKPPKQKI